In the genome of Zonotrichia leucophrys gambelii isolate GWCS_2022_RI unplaced genomic scaffold, RI_Zleu_2.0 Scaffold_49_388800, whole genome shotgun sequence, one region contains:
- the LOC135460480 gene encoding uncharacterized protein LOC135460480, whose translation MQNHPGHLLIPPTLSQSIPVPPSPSQSLPVYPSPSQCHVLTPSASQSIPVPSKSLPVPCHVLTPSASHSPRFASQSLPVYPTPSQFIPVYPSPSQSIPSLPVYPSAPQSPQSPSQ comes from the exons TCACCTTCTCA tccctcccactttatcccagtctatcccagtccctcccagtccatcccagtccctcccagtttatcccagtccctcccagtgccatgTCCTgactcccagtgcctcccagtccatcccagtcccctcaAAGTCTCTCCCAGTGCCT TGCCATGTCCTCACTCCCAGCGCCTCCCATTCCCCTCGCTTTgcctcccagtctctcccagtttATCCTAcaccctcccagtttatcccagtgtatcccagtccctcccagtccatccca tccctcccagtttatcccagtgcACCCCAGTCCCCTCAAAGTCCATCCCAGTga